A single region of the Triticum dicoccoides isolate Atlit2015 ecotype Zavitan chromosome 2B, WEW_v2.0, whole genome shotgun sequence genome encodes:
- the LOC119361615 gene encoding putative disease resistance protein RGA4 has translation MSLSTFGIISAINECVNLFQSAKSAISSLRSRWSSSHEQSLQDHVLQLQSDLQRLCNSLPAMYDLINGAEWRSYEERVAKLLPSLKDAVSEAEDLIDEFRWYEMKVQVEGNASQSPFIDFLDSVTHGNFNKLNDIQLSLNHLSGQMENMGLRGVTQRFDKVVRPETTSLLSKETKIYGRDKELKEVLGFLNVPICPKRKRATSPMNASTSTSSSNHVNSELTILSLPVLVITGIGGVGKTTLAQHICSHQQVKSHFELIIWICVSDNFDVKRLTKEVIQSWSVNEAKNDNLDSLQRALSNHLNNKRLLIVLDDMWDDALKVNGQWELFCAPFTSVQEGSAMLVTTRCPNVAGGVQTMEPIILEGLKDDAFWNFFKSCAFGSMGCNNDPELERIGRRILPKLKGSPLGAKTLGRMLSMDLQESHWNFILESELWELKQKETDILPALRLSYIYLPLYLKQCFAFCVVYPKDYNFQKEYLAEIWVAEGFVEPHGGIPIQDIGCQYFDDLVARSFFQKLSYRIVLATGSIFGTLKSLKIVLYAKRCKLESLPCDFDRLSYSAGGRTHLNSEDGQRHGFGLLKNLNQFRGHLVIYNIGIISKHHAVEVELKNKKYLDKLKLNMWDMHDTHDALGFHNFNVRDTEIKEVLEVLQPPITLKYLSLENYAGISLPSWFQPQNLPNLKSLNFAACVGIESILSPMISQSVNLHEIPVVAIFMSLTDITFDGCESILSLNHFLLPDYVPAIKTITIERCKMLASIPTEVFGGFHFLEELWIASCPNMRLQRLVSPSLKKLTLWNSSLFCNIDCCSLTYFYLECEFVTSIQLQMWILPALQMLHIECKSLASIGGSPNLSISASTGSIRAFSSLIVLSIRKCQKLSTLDDFLTQKYLPAIVKIELLYCMELLSLPGESFGSFTYLKHLIVNECPSLNWQSGLLFPSSLQRLAFTRSGDISSYVPDCLQNLTSLVSLKIGGLSIRSIPGNIWHNNLATVKELMIEDCPYLVSLGGAKATAKIKVTIYNCPKLRRVHNIC, from the exons ATGAGCTTATCTACCTTTGGGATCATTAGTGCCATCAATGAATGTGTCAATTTGTTCCAGTCAGCAAAATCTGCCATTTCATCTCTGCGCTCCCGATGGAGTAGCTCACATGAGCAAAGTCTCCAGGATCATGTATTGCAATTACAAAGTGACCTACAACGTCTCTGTAACTCTCTTCCTGCAATGTACGACCTCATTAATGGTGCAGAGTGGAGAAGTTATGAAGAGCGTGTAGCCAAGCTCCTTCCGAGTCTCAAGGATGCTGTGTCTGAGGCTGAGGACCTTATTGATGAGTTCAGATGGTACGAGATGAAGGTGCAAGTGGAGGGCAATGCAAGCCAATCTCCTTTCATTGACTTCCTTGATAGTGTCACTCATGGCAACTTCAACAAACTGAATGATATCCAATTAAGTTTGAATCACCTTTCGGGTCAGATGGAGAATATGGGGCTTCGTGGAGTTACACAACGCTTTGACAAAGTAGTCAGGCCAGAGACCACCTCTTTATTGTCTAAGGAAACGAAGATATATGGTCGTGATAAGGAGCTGAAGGAGGTTTTGGGATTTCTTAATGTACCTATATGTCCAAAACGAAAGAGAGCAACAAGTCCGATGAATGCATCAACAAGCACATCATCAAGCAACCATGTTAATAGTGAATTGACAATATTGAGTCTTCCTGTTTTGGTGATAACTGGAATTGGTGGTGTTGGAAAGACAACTTTGGCCCAACATATCTGTAGCCATCAACAAGTGAAGTCTCACTTTGAATTGATTATTTGGATTTGTGTCTCAGATAACTTTGATGTGAAGAGGTTAACTAAAGAGGTCATACAATCATGGTCCGTAAATGAGGCAAAGAATGATAATTTGGATTCTCTTCAGCGCGCTCTTTCTAACCACTTGAATAATAAGAGGTTACTGATAGTCCTTGATGACATGTGGGATGATGCCTTGAAGGTTAATGGGCAGTGGGAGTTGTTTTGTGCACCTTTTACAAGTGTCCAGGAGGGAAGTGCAATGTTGGTCACTACTAGATGTCCAAATGTCGCTGGGGGGGTGCAGACAATGGAGCCCATCATATTAGAAGGTCTAAAGGACGAtgccttctggaatttcttcaaatCATGTGCTTTTGGATCTATGGGTTGTAACAATGACCCTGAGTTAGAGCGTATCGGTAGAAGAATACTTCCTAAATTGAAGGGTTCTCCTTTGGGCGCCAAAACACTAGGACGCATGTTAAGCATGGACCTGCAAGAATCACATTGGAACTTTATACTTGAGAGTGAATTGTGGGAGTTGAAACAAAAGGAGACTGACATTTTGCCTGCCCTTCGGTTGAGCTACATTTATTTACCATTATATTTGAAGCAATGCTTCGCATTTTGTGTTGTGTACCCCAAAGATTACAACTTTCAGAAGGAATACTTAGCTGAAATTTGGGTAGCAGAAGGCTTTGTGGAACCTCATGGTGGTATTCCAATTCAAGATATTGGTTGTCAGTATTTTGATGACCTTGTAGCACGGTCCTTCTTTCAAA AATTGAGTTACCGGATAGTATTGGCAACTGGAAGCATCTTCGGTACCTTGAAATCTCTGAAGATTG TTTTATATGCCAAGAGATGCAAACTAGAAAGCTTGCCCTGTGACTTTG ACAGATTATCATATTCTGCTGGGGGACGCACCCATTTGAATTCAGAAGATGGGCAGAGACATGGATTTGGGTTACTGAAGAATCTGAACCAATTCCGAGGACACTTGGTGATATATAATATTGGCATTATAAGTAAGCATCACGCAGTTGAAGTTGAACTGAAGAATAAGAAATATCTTGACAAGTTGAAGCTGAATATGTGGGATATGCATGATACACATGATGCTTTAGGCTTCCATAATTTTAATGTCCGCGACACTGAGATAAAAGAGGTGCTTGAAGTTTTGCAGCCTCCTATCACACTCAAGTATCTGTCACTCGAGAATTATGCCGGTATATCGCTACCAAGCTGGTTTCAACCACAAAACTTGCCAAACTTAAAATCACTTAATTTTGCAGCCTGTGTTGGAATCGAGAGCATATTATCTCCCATGATCTCACAGAGTGTTAACTTACATGAGATACCTGTGGTTGCTATTTTCATGTCTTTGACTGACATAACCTTTGATGGGTGCGAAAGTATATTAAGCCTTAATCATTTTCTGCTTCCAGATTATGTACCAGCCATCAAGACAATAACAATTGAACGTTGCAAGATGTTAGCATCAATACCAACTGAAGTGTTTGGGGGTTTTCACTTCCTTGAAGAATTGTGGATAGCTAGTTGTCCAAACATGCGCCTCCAAAGATTGGTTTCGCCGTCCCTCAAAAAGCTCACTTTGTGGAATTCTAGTCTCTTTTGCAATATTGACTGCTGCTCCCTCACCTACTTCTATTTAGAATGTGAATTTGTCACGTCCATCCAACTACAAATGTGGATTCTTCCAGCTCTACAGATGTTGCATATTGAGTGCAAATCTCTTGCTTCTATTGGAGGTTCCCCAAATCTTTCCATTTCTGCAAGCACTGGCAGCATTAGAGCATTCTCGTCCCTTATTGTCCTATCAATTCGTAAATGCCAGAAGTTGTCGACCCTTGATGACTTCCTAACACAAAAATATCTACCTGCTATTGTGAAAATTGAACTATTGTATTGTATGGAGTTACTGTCCTTGCCCGGTGAAAGTTTTGGTAGTTTTACTTATTTGAAACATCTGATCGTTAATGAGTGCCCAAGTCTCAATTGGCAAAGCGGATTGTTGTTTCCATCATCCCTCCAGAGGCTCGCCTTTACGAGAAGTGGGGATATATCTTCGTATGTTCCTGACTGCCTACAGAACCTCACGTCCCTCGTCTCATTGAAGATTGGTGGCCTGAGTATAAGATCCATTCCTGGCAACATTTGGCACAACAATCTTGCAACGGTTAAGGAATTGATGATTGAGGATTGTCCATACCTAGTTTCACTTGGTGGAGCTAAGGCAACTGCAAAAATAAAGGTGACGATATACAATTGTCCAAAATTGAGAAGAGTACATAATATATGCTGA
- the LOC119266121 gene encoding GATA transcription factor 27-like, with amino-acid sequence MVKKEGPCCHCGIMGSPIWRNGPPEKPVLCNACGTRWRKKGTLENYTPTRRPQDAEAETKQHKKKPVRRIVKKQPSSDHNLGNTGDTSNPSGFGSAVSYSGSAQSHAREPLVPSRKKSCIGRRRKPSTVEALAEDLNSIMHQEKLCSGSGVRTIPGSSEEDLLIYHSETPAGSFEIGYGSMLLTHPFKQASY; translated from the exons ATGGTGAAGAAGGAGGGTCCGTGCTGCCACTGCGGAATCATGG GCAGCCCTATCTGGCGAAACGGGCCACCCGAGAAGCCGGTGCTCTGCAATGCGTGTGGGACAAGATGGAGGAAAAAGGGTACATTGGAGAACTACACACCAACGCGTCGTCCCCAAGATGCTGAAGCGGAGacgaaacaacacaagaaaaagccCGTCCGCAGAATAGTGAAGAAACAACCATCTTCTGATCACAACTTGGGGAACACAGGGGACACAAGCAATCCATCTGGTTTTGGATCAGCAGTATCCTATTCAG GTTCAGCGCAATCACATGCTCGGGAGCCACTGGTACCATCAAGAAAAAAGAGTTGCATCGGTCGTCGTCGTAAGCCGTCAACGGTGGAAGCGCTTGCAGAGGATCTCAACTCCATAATGCACCAAGAGAAGTTATGTTCTGGTTCAGGGGTTCGTACCATTCCAGGATCCTCAGAGGAAGACCTACTGATTTATCATAGCGAAACTCCTGCTGGATCCTTTGAGATCGGTTACGGAAGCATGCTCCTTACACATCCATTCAAGCAAGCTTCTTACTGA